Sequence from the Rhodococcus jostii RHA1 genome:
CGGCCGCGCGCTGGTGGTAATCGTCGACGACCGCACCGCTCACGGTGACGGCAAGGACTCCATCGGGCCCCTGGTGACAGAACTGCTGAACGAGGCCGGCTTCATCGTCGACGCCATCGTGGCGGTGGCGGCCGACGAGGTGGAGATCCGTAACGCGCTCAACACCGCCGTCATCGGCGGCGTCGACCTCGTCGTCTCCGTCGGCGGCACCGGCGTGTCGCCGCGCGACGTCGCACCCGACGTCACCGCCGAGGTCCTCGACCGTGAGATTCCGGGAATCTCGGAGGCCCTCCGCTCCTCGGGTCTCGCCGCCGGTTCGCTCGACGCGGGCCTCTCCCGCGGGCTCGCCGGCGTGTCCGGCAGCACACTCGTGGTAAACCTCGCGTCCTCCCGCGCCGCGGTCCGGGACGGCATGGCCACGCTGACGCCGCTCGCGGCACACGTGATTTCCGAATTGTCCGGCCTGGAAGGCTGAGACGATTTCTCGTTCCGACGAGCCGGACTCGCCCAGCGAGACCGACGAGCAGGCAGTTCCGAGCCGGGCCTCGATCGACAGGGCCCGGCTCGAACGCATCTTCGGGGACGTCTTCCCCGACACCACCGCGGACGAACGCGGCCAGGACGAGGCATCTCAGTATGTGGACAAACGCAACGAGTCTGAGGAGTGGATTCGGCGTCAGGTCCCCCCTCATCACGGGTAGACGCGTGATTGAAATCTGGATGAATCTAAGTGTTGTCGAAAGTAACGGAAAAAATCGCACCCGGAAAACCACTGGTACAACCTCTTTCGTTCGGGCAACTCAAAAGCGGGGCTACTCGTAGGTAACGTCTTGTTTTCAACTTTGTGAGGCACATCACAATTGCGTCACGAGCTGATCACGTTGCCCAGGTTCTTAGCTCAGGTTAATGTCCCTGACGAGTCAGTACGAAGATGGAGGGCGGGGCGTGGTGCCACGTCGTTGCCCGGACGAGCCTCCTGTGAGGTTTGTCTCTGGTGTCGAAATTCCGGCAACTGGTCGTCCGCAGTTAACTCTGCGGACACCTTTGCTGCGAATACTGCGCTGGGCCCGAAATGGACCACTCCTCAGTTTCGATCGTCGAGGCTGGGAACCTGCTTGAATCCTGATGAGGGGAACGAATGAGCGAGAACCGCAAGTCCGGCCTGCGCCGTGGCGCCCGTATTGCAGGCCTGGGTGCTGCTGCGGCTGTTGCACTCGGTTTGATGTCTACTGGTGCGGCGAGTGCGGATACCTTTATCCCGCTGCCTGATGGTTCGAAGGTCGGTCCGAATGTGACGTTGACGCGGACGGCGGAGAGCGCTCTGTCGTCGCCGTCGTTGGCTGCCAATGGCGCCGGTCGTGTGGCGTGGGTGTCGGGCACCGTCGTTGCCGATGTCAAGGGCATCAAGGAGGTCACCGACGTTCCGGAGGCGAACTCCACGACGAACAATGCGGGTACCTACAACGGTACGAATGCGGCAACGACGCATGGTGTTTCGCGGGTGTCGACCGGGTACATCGTGGGTTGCCAGGTGGATATCACGGGTCTGTCGGCGAATCCGTCGTTCAGTCTGGGTCTCGATTCGTTGTCGACGAGTGCGGGTCTGACGGTTCCGTTGGCTTCGGGTGAGGTCAAGTACGTGCCGCTGGGTGGCAAGGACATCAAGAAGGACGGCGTGTACGCGCTGCAGTACCAGGATGCGGAGCTGCAGGTGCAGAAGTGCGGTGGATTCGCGCAGGCTCGTTCGTACTCGGTCGTGGAGATCGTGGGCAACGACTACTCGAAGACCGTTCTGTACGGTGCGCCGTTCAGCATCGGCTGATTTCGGTCTCTTCCGCAGTTCTTCCCACCCACTTCTCGCGTGCGCGAGTTATCTACCCTTAGAGGGGAACAATGAACATCAACCGTAAGAACGGTGTGCGTCTGGCGGCGGTCGGTGCCGCTGCTGCCGCGACCATGGGCTTCTTTTCCGTCGGTGCGGCGAACGCCGACACGTTCATTCCGCTGCCTGGTGGTTCGATCACGCAGACGTTGGCCGACGGCACCGTGGTGACGGTGAACCTGACGGACGAGAGTGCGAACATTTCGCCGTCGATGGGTTCGACTCCGTTGCACCGGAATGTCTGGGTGAATGGCAAGGCCTCCGTCCACCTGGACGGCGCCGGAGCGACCGGTGCCGACATCCAGCCCGGCTACGTCCTGGCCTGCCAGGTCGACTTCGGTGCGGAGGCAGGCGGTGAAGCCGGCTCGACTCCGGTGGTAAATGCCGACGGTACCGTTTCGGTTCCTGTCGACGGCGGCACGAGCGCTGGTATCACCCTCGGCCCCGGTGAGGCTGTCAGCGTCGACATCCTCGACCTCGAGTCGGCCGACGCCTATGGCGGAGAGTCGCATTCCGCATACAACAGCTTCGAGGGTACCGACGGTTCGGTCACCTGGGCCGATTCGACCCTCGGCGTGAGTGGCTGCGCCGGTTACGCCCAGGCGCGGTC
This genomic interval carries:
- a CDS encoding MogA/MoaB family molybdenum cofactor biosynthesis protein encodes the protein MNTGILGQVESVLNGATTVGTMDIEASLAGRALVVIVDDRTAHGDGKDSIGPLVTELLNEAGFIVDAIVAVAADEVEIRNALNTAVIGGVDLVVSVGGTGVSPRDVAPDVTAEVLDREIPGISEALRSSGLAAGSLDAGLSRGLAGVSGSTLVVNLASSRAAVRDGMATLTPLAAHVISELSGLEG
- a CDS encoding MspA family porin; translation: MSENRKSGLRRGARIAGLGAAAAVALGLMSTGAASADTFIPLPDGSKVGPNVTLTRTAESALSSPSLAANGAGRVAWVSGTVVADVKGIKEVTDVPEANSTTNNAGTYNGTNAATTHGVSRVSTGYIVGCQVDITGLSANPSFSLGLDSLSTSAGLTVPLASGEVKYVPLGGKDIKKDGVYALQYQDAELQVQKCGGFAQARSYSVVEIVGNDYSKTVLYGAPFSIG
- a CDS encoding MspA family porin → MNINRKNGVRLAAVGAAAAATMGFFSVGAANADTFIPLPGGSITQTLADGTVVTVNLTDESANISPSMGSTPLHRNVWVNGKASVHLDGAGATGADIQPGYVLACQVDFGAEAGGEAGSTPVVNADGTVSVPVDGGTSAGITLGPGEAVSVDILDLESADAYGGESHSAYNSFEGTDGSVTWADSTLGVSGCAGYAQARSYVNVSVETDNVSSTVTLWGQPFSIG